The Scyliorhinus canicula chromosome 17, sScyCan1.1, whole genome shotgun sequence DNA window cacttactctggaccaatgctttgtttctttactacaaccattacctctccctttgccttttgttccaggacatttttgtcatttaatctcatcCACCCTCTAACcaatccctgactttcccttttgttctgtctgaccctccccctttctcacCAGCatcaaacccatcacatttctccctctctttagttctgaagtAGAGTTACATTGGATGTGAAACGTTAactttgcttctctctccacagatcctgcagACCCTGCTGTGCTTTTCCAGCCTTATCTGTATTTATTTTAGATTTGCCTGTACTGGGCTGTTatcacaccctgggctagtgcacagtcaattccagccccacttgacccagagtcgcaacacaattgaaattaacaaattaaTTCTAAGAAAACATCCAAAATCTTTGGTCTTTGGCTACCCaataactgcagtcaccaggtttgtaaatttaaacatgaTTAATTTTGTTAATAACAACAACTAtaattaaatacattaaaaagtcttacaacaccaggttaaagtccaacaggtttgtttcaaatcactagctttcagagcactgctccttcctcaggtgaatgaagaggtaaagtcaaagatgcaagacaatgctttgattgcgagcatttgcaggtaattaagtctttacagatccagagagaggggtaatcccaggttaaagaggtgtgaattgtctcaagccaggacagttggtaggatttcgcaaacccaggccagatggtggggggtgaatataatgcgacatgaatccaaggtcccggtcaaCTTGGccataggtttctgctcggcgattctgcgttgtcgcgcatcctgaaggccgccttggagaacgcttacccggagatcagaggctgaatgcccttgactgctgaagtgttccccgactggaagggaacattcctgcctggcgattgtcgcgcgatgtccgtacATCCATTGTCagagcgtctgcatggtctcgccaatgtatcacgctttgggacatcctttcctgtagcgtatgaggtagacagcattggctgagtcgcacaagtatgtaccatgTTTCTGGaacggaggaaggagcagtgctccgaaagctagcgtttgaaacgaacctgttggactttaacctggtgttataaacttcttactgtgctcaccccagtccaacgccagaatctccacattataattaaataggcagaaaatacaactggttaattatcTAATTCCCAACCCTTCCTCTTCAACTCGCCGCACTCtataatataaatatatatagcgGAAAGAGGGATGGAAAGATAAATAATGCAAAAAGTAAAAAGGAGAAAAGTCTCggtttcagatggacatctttTAGCCTCGGCCTTCAGTCGGAGGTTCTTGCTTTccgtctgtaatggttttcactgtagattcttcTGGATCTCAAGACTTCCCTGCAGCTTCAGAAACCACAGGAAAGaaacctttctggagagagaagcagagaagagagagagcaactcacagcttcttctcttGGCATCCAGGAGAGTTCCGATTCCTGGCTCCTCTGAAAATCTCCCACCTGACTGAAGCCAATCAGTCTGTTGCCGGGCAGAATACGGTctgtggccaatccattggccacttgTCAATCAATCAAAACCGAATCCCTCCGATCACTCAAAAAATCTGAGTTCTTCTGTTAAAAGGCTAAACCTTCAGAGCACAGTGAACTATTTTGCcacttctgaattcctcacttcTTCTGCTTAACTTAAAGGTTTATTTTCATTAAAtattcatggatcaaaatgataatggcaaagtaATAGAAATGAGAAATAAAGAAATCAAGAGGAAGGGTCCTTACAGGGTGAAAACATTATTTACAATCCAGGATAAAATAAACGTCCTTCATCAGCTTTTGTGGATCATTTCGGcggaaatgtgctctcccaggctcaaagagcatcagcccactggaagcaaagttgtgagatcggccagtccagcagaaagaaaccctccgacctcccacttcaccaagtgtcagaatgaacaaggttcagtcctggatgtgattaacagcagcaaaaaCAGCAGAATCTAACCACTGTcatcacttgtgaactcgctggtgtctcaacaGGTGGGATGATTGAATGAAGCCCTTATCACACACGGAACATATGaaaggtctctccccagtgtgaacacgctggtgtttctgcagatgggatgactgactgaatcccttcccacacgcggagcaagtgaacggcttctccccagtgtgaatccgctTGTGCTTCCGCAGGCTTGAAGAATgactgaatcccatcccacattccgtgcaggtgaacggtctctccccggtgtgaactcgctggtgtgcccgCAGGTTGGATGACTTCCGAAACCgctttgtgcagtgagagcagctgtatggtcgctcctcagtgtgaatgcgctggtgaaTCATCAGATCTGCAGCACATTTGAAGCCAGTCCcgcagtcagagcatttaaagggtctctcattggtgtgagtgacattgtgtctctgcaggctggaaaactgagtgaatcccttcccacacacagagcaggtgaacaacctctccccagtgtgaactggctggtgtctctgcagactTGATGaataattgaatcccttcccacacacagagcagatgaatggcctctcctcagtgtgaatgcgctggtgggaCACCAGTTCCACAGCACTTTTGAAGCCACTCTCGcagtgagggcatttaaaaggtctctcattggtgtgagtgacattgtgtCTCAGCAGGCtgaatgactgagtgaatcccttcccacacacagagcaggtgaatggtttctctccagtgtgaatgcgctgatGAATATCCAGTGCAGATGGAGATTTGAATGCttttccacagtccccacataGCCACCGTTTCTCCATGCTACTGGTGTCCTTGTGACTCTCCAGGTTCaatgatcagttgaagcctcatccacacacagaacacgtgtacggtctctccccgctgtgaatggtgtgatgttttttcaggctgtgtaactggttaaagctctttccacagtcagtgctctggaacactctcactcgggtgtctgtgtctcggtgcttttccagtcacactgatgtttaaaatcttttgaaataAACAAAACATATAAATATTTATCCGAGATTCAAAGGGTGATGATATTCTGATGCTGATGAATCGATTGACTATCAGATCTTGACATGACGTTTGGTTTGAGATTTGTGTCTGGAAATCTTCACCTAATAACCTGTAAAAAGAATTTACAAAAATTATCATAGTCAGTGTAgtatagaaattcagaacagctgaatccccaaaagctgtaaatctccatcccacacactctccctccattctcactctgctgtatctaatattcaccctcccaattctcctgaaggtgctgattcaggctgattgacagatccctgctcactgcttcctgtcctggtcacagagaCCTGAAAAAGTTCATGCAAGTTGTCAGACAGACATTTGTCTGTGTTACTGAACTAAAAATGTGTTTAATGGATAGCATTGTTTCAGTTGGTTCAGATACAGGGGGCTTGTCATTGATCTGGCTATGAGGGCAGTCAGGCAATGATGATCAATCCTTTCCAAATGAAATTGGATGGACGCTGCAGGGTTCTGAATGAACCAACCCGAGACTGACAAAATTACTCGACAGAGAGCCAGCAGTTATTCAATGTACTTCTTCTGTACAGTGATTGGGGTTACACCAACCCTTCAAAAagaccatcctacctaggccagtcgcacaccctatcaccgtaaccccaccttatctTTGGACACTTTAGTATGGCCTATCTACCTCACCTCCACATCTTATATTACAAGATTGTAATAAAGTGTGCTTTATTACAGAACCATAAATAATATTtctaatctgtaccatataaCACTGTAAATATCTCTGTCCTCAAAGAATCagagttttgggcagcacggtggcgcggtggttagcattgctgcctcacagcgctgaggtcccaggttcaatcccggctctgggtcactgtccgtgtggagttcgcacattctctccgtgtttgcgtgggtttcacccccacaacccaaagatgtgcaggttaggtggattggccacgctaaaaaaagaaataaaaaatcagagttttacagcagagcaagaggcccttcagggaaaagtttcttcctatttaCTCTAGCTACACttcataaatttgtagacctcaAACATATATCCCCtcttctctaaggaaaacaacttcAAACTAGCCTCTCTTTATAGTTGAAACACCCAGCCAATATGGTggttaatctcctctgctccctctctcgtgcaatcacatccttcccctagtgtggtgacctgaactgcactcagtactccagctgtggcctaaccaagtgTTTTATGCAGTACCATCATAACCTCCCgctcttatattctattcctCAGTTGGAAGAAAATATTCTATAACCCTTGTTAACCacctatctacctgtcctgctgtcttcagggatgTATGGGCATGCACACCGAGGCCCCACTGGTTCTCTGTACTCCctagggtcctaccattcattgcatattcccttgccttgttcgtcctccaaaaatgcattacctcccacTTTTTAAGAGTTAAATTCCATTTCCCACTATTGTGCCCATctcaccagcccatctatatcattctgtaacctcttcactatttaccacaccaccaattattGTGTCATcacaaacttacttatcatacctcctacattcacgtCCAGATCATTCAtgcacactacaaacagcaagggaccaaGCACCAATTCCATCGGAACACCAATGGACACAGGCTTCCGTCACAAAGACAACCTTTGACCATCACCTGCCAAAAAATTGCTATTTtttgatccaatttgccaaattaccCTGGATCCCAATACTTTTTGACTTTCTTGACTAATCTCCCATGcgagaccttgtcaaacgccttactgaagtccatgtagaatATATTCACTAAACGACCTTCATCTACACAACCAGTCACCCCCTCAAAAAATTGAAATCAAATATGTAAGACATGATCACCCCttgacaaaagcaaattactgctgatgctggaatccgaaacaaaagagaaaatgctggaaaatctcagcaggtctggcagcatctgtagggagagaaaagagctaacgtttccagtccgatgactctttgtcacagcTGAGATGCATCCCAGGCTGTAGAGATAATTccctaaagatgctgccagacctgctgagattttccagcattttctcttttgtttcagattccagcatccgcagttatttgcttttatccagtgtttacTCACTGCTACCCCTCTTCCAGGAATGCTAGCTTTgacagtcatcggactcaaaacgttagctccttcctctccctacagatgcggccagacctgctgagattttccggcacTTTCTCTTTCGTCCCCTTGACAAAGCTATTCTGACAATCCTTGATTAGTCCCTGCCTCCCCAAatggattaattctgtcccttagAATTGTTACAAATAGTTTCCACACTACTGAGGTTAGTCTCACTggcttgggtggcatggtggcacagtggttagcattactgcctcacagcaccgaggacctgggttcaatcccagtcccaggtcactgttcatgtggaggttGCATAATCTCCCCCCGTCTGCATCAGTTTCACCCCctgaaaccaaagatgtgcatggtaggtggattggccaagctaaattgccccttaattacaaaaaaataattgggtaatcaaaattttaaaacaagaaaaaagactcaccggcctataattctatgttttttcccctctccttccctttgtgaataatggtaccacattatcTGGagcccagtcctctggcactgctCCTGTGACAAAGATATTGGAAAATTATTGTCAGAGCCTCTGCAatcccctcccttgcctctcacagcagcctgggatacatctcatctggggaTTTAAACAAATCAAAAATTGCAGCCCAGAATGAGAAAAGACATGGGaagaggagaaaagaaagtgttttactcacagatattGGAGTCAGGAGGATGTTTTCAGTCTGTGTGAGGCTTTGCCGGGCAAGACCAAGCTCTGGGCAACCAAGGCCACAAAGCCAAGACTCTGATTGCTGGAGGACCAGCTCCCTTCCGGTCCTCCACGAGTTCCCATTGGTCAATCTCCctcatggagacaatgaggagccGGGCTTCGGCTCACGTGGGGGTGGGCGGGGAATTGACCTCCCGACGCTGAGCTGTTGTCCAATCCGGAGTGTTTTGTTTCTGTGACCGGGGTATTGCCCAAATGGGAAACTGTGTGCTGGAAACGTCACTCGGAGTCGTTGTGACGTCATAACGGAGCCTTGCCTGAATCAACTAATAGCACTCTGCCCCGCGGTAACGTCACCGGGTTCCAGTGTGCAGGCCCGGACACGAGAGTCCCgccccacccattgttcccctccccctACACATCCTCGACGCAAGGTTTCCCAACAACCGGCTGACTGCTCTGGCCAGAGCGAGAAGCCACTTGGTGACCTTCTCTCCTCCCCTAgaccgggactgcgcatgtgcagaggtgGCGCCCTGATCAACACCGCCTGCTGAGGCGTTAACCAATAGGATGAGTTGGTGGATCGGAAGGACTCGGCTCCTCCAGCCAATTAGAGCGCGGGCTTTGTATGAATGAAGATTGAGCTTTACACAGATTGCAACTTCCTCCTGTCTACAACATCtgattgatttattattgtcacatgtatcagtctaccgtgaaaagtattgtttcttgcatgctgtacaaacaatgcacacCCTATAtagggaaagaaggggggaaatgcagaatataatgttacatttattgcaaggtgtagagaaaagatcaacttaatacgaggtagtgtccattcaaaagtctgatggcagtagagaagaagctgttcttgagttggttggtacgtgaccgcaaactttggtatctttctcctgaaggaagaaggtgaaagagagtatgtcccgggtgcgtggggtcctttatcatgctggctgcctttccgaggcagctggaattgtagacagagtcaatggatgggaggctggtttgcataatGGATTGGgcaacattcacaaccttttgtagtttcctgcagtcttgggcagagtaggatccatgccaagctgtgatataaccagaaagaatgctttctatggtgcatctgtagaagttggcgaGCGTCATAGCTGATGTGCCAAATTtgcttagtcttctgagaaagtagtcattCGTCGTGtctaactatagtgtcagcatgggggaccaggacaggctgttggtgatctgcacACCTAAAACTTGAAGCTcacaaccctttctacttcgttcccattgatggagacaggggcatgtactgcactatgcttcctgaagtcaatgacaatctccttcattttgttgacattgagggagagattattgtcatcgccagatactctatctcattcctgtactctggctCGTCACTGtctgaaatccgacccactatggtggtgtcatcagcaaatttgaaaatcgagttggagggaatttggccacaccgTCAtaagtgtataaggagtatagtagggggctgaggacacagctttgtggggcaccagtgttgaggatgattgtggaggaggtgttgttgtctatctttactgattgtggcctgtgggttagaaagttcaggatacaGTCATAGAGGGAGGAGCCGGGCCAAGGCCACAgaatttggagatgagtttcataggaataatggtgttgaaggctgagctgtagtcgataaataggagtctgacataggtgtctttgttatctaggtgttccagggtagagtgcagggccatggagatggcgtccgctgtggacctgttgtagcggtaggtgaactgtagtggatcaaggcaatctgggaggctggggctggtttagcacagggctaaacaggtagcttttaaagcagaccaaggcaggccagcagcgcggttcaattcccgtactagcctccccggataggggctggaatgtggcgactagtggcttatcacagtaacttcatttgaagcctacttgtgacaataagtgattttcatttcatttcatttaattgacTCTATACTTTAGAGAGTATAGGTCTAAACTTCTCAATCtcacttcataagacaaacccctcatctctggcgTCAATCTAGTGaatggatgtggtggcattggaggaagttcagaggtggttcaccagagtgattctggggatgaaagggatTAACGTATGAGGAgacattaaacagtttgggcttatactcgctggaggttagaaggatgagagggatctgatccaggtgtataaaatactaaaagggattgacaaagtaaacatagaccaatgTTCCTCCTTgttgggcaatctagaacaagaggtcacagatataggttgagaatcGGTAGATTtgcaactgagatgaggaggaactacttcccacagaggatggagaatttgtggaactcgctgccccatagtgcggtggaatctgaatcattaaatggtttcaagaagcagatagatatatttctgattttaaaaacaggttaaagggatatggggaacatatCCCCACTCATTCAGTTCCTATCTGATCTACACCTCGACTCCATGCTCCTGTCTTTGCTGTTCTTTGCACAGGGTTGGGTTGATGAGGGAAAGGAAGCTGGTGAGgtgagactgggggaggggaacCATAGCCAAATAACCGTGCAGGAGGCAGGTCCTCCCCTGAAACTTACCCACCCAAAGAAGGAGGAGAGCATCCTGAAATGGAACAATAATTCTGTCAGTTGTTAGCTAACTAGGTAATATGTTGTGATGAGATTTTAGAAATCGACCCTGGGCAGACTAGTTCACTAAAGCTCCCACGTTGAATCTATCCAACAGCCACAGCGACCTCCAATGTTGGAAAATGGGTGTAACCCTGTTTGGATGCTACCATCAAAGGATGCTTAATAAGTTGATGCAGAGCTTCTTtacaataattatctttattaatgtcacaagaaggcttacattaacactgcaattaagttactgccaaaatcccctcgtcgccacactctggcacctgtttggtacattgagagaaaattcagaaccagagattatcatagaatttacagtgcagaaggaggccattcggcccatcgagtctgcaccagcacttggaaagagcacccaaccaaaggtcaacacttccactctatccccataacccagtaaccccacccaactaagggcaatttatcgtggccaatcaacctaacctgcacatctttggactgtgggaggaaaccggagcacttgggggaaacccacgcacacacggggaggatgtgcagactccgcacagacagtgacccaaaccggaattgaacctgggaccctggagctgtcaagcaattgtgctatccacaatgctacggtgctgccctattcacctaacagcatatgtccaattcacctacagcacatctttcaagacctgtgggaggaaaccagcgaacccggaggaaacctacactgacatgaggagaacatgcagatgcctcacagacagtgacccaagccaggaatcaaacccacgtccctggcactgtgaagcaatggtgataaccactgttctaccgtgccgctTGTAGATGGTAAATGGGGTGCTGATCCAGTGTCTGCGTTGTCTTGTATAAAACAAACTCTCTGATTTGAGTAAGACTGATAATTAAGCACTTTTAAGAAATTATTCATACCTATTAAATTTAACTGACCCAGCCCATTTGAAAAAAGATCTGCTCTTCAAAGATATATTGGTACAAATTACAGGAGATCTTTGTAGTTGAATTGAATACCTTGACTCCTCACACGGACACCTGGCTGACAAGAGGCATTAATTGGACAATAGCTGGAAAAAATGAGCTGAAATGTTTTTCTGGGAGTGAAACTGTTTCTCTTTAACGCGTAATCGACTATGTGAGAGTTAAAGGCAATACCAGGCTAAATTACATTGAatatacaacacagaaacagcccaaccaATTCAAGCCAGTGTTTAGACTTCACTTGAGCCTCCTCTCATGTGACTCTATCGGGGAATAAATATATTGATGATATTCACctccaccaatccctgtggtagtgagttccacaatcCCACCACTCACTGCGGAAGAAGATTCTCCTGAATTTCTGATTAGATTGTCTCACATTGATAGCCTCTCATTTTGCCCTTACCCTTCCAAGTGAAAACATTCTCCACGTGTGTCaaaatctttcataatttacAGCCCTCCATTAGCCCCTCAGCCTTGTATTTTGATGGGAGCAGTGACCCGGCCTATTCATTATCTCCTGATAGGTTTAACCTCTCACACTAAAAATCTGAAGACAAAAATGCTTTGTTCACACTTGATCTCAGCGCAGTGAGAGCAGGGATGGAGTCACAAGGGAGCCTGAGAACAGCAAATTCACTGAGAATGGATGGGCTGGGCTGATCTGTGTGAATAAGATGGTTAAACAGACTGTTCATGATCGGAGACTTGGTgttcaggatagtggaggagctCAAGTGTCAGTCTTCAATAACACAGTAATTTGCATTGATACAGCACATTTAATGTAATTAAGtttcccaaggtgtttcacagggacaTTGTAAAACCAAGTTTCACAAATGATTTGATAAAATTGTCCAAGCTCGTGATCATGTGACAGAAAATGCCACGTCTCTCTGACTCCACACACTCCTTCCCTATTAATTGTAATACTAATTCATCTCAATATCCTCCTCCTGCTTTTGCCCAATTCTCCtcccctgaagatgctgactcgcGGGTTCAGTTTCACTCTCACCTATTGCCCTCCCCAATTGTCTAAATCTTCACACATGAAGTTAACAAGAAATTGTGCTAAGGGGCGTCACAATAAAATCTAGTGACTACCCACATGTACATTATGCCCGGAATTGAGGCATTGCCCTCCACCCCCACTTTTCATCCCAGTCCAAGGGGTTTGGAGATGGTTAATGGCAGCTGAATCTCCCATAGTCCCCCTCGCCGGAGAAACCGCTCCATCCACCGCGGGGTGGCGGCCAGGGACTGCGCATGTTCAAAGGAGAGGAGTAGATGCGGGTGCGCAGAAACGGTTCTTCCCAAAGAGGTCAAACGGGCATCCATGACCACGTGACATCCGTTGCCCATTGTATTCGGCGCCCAGCAGCCAATGGAAAgattggaggaccggaaggactctggtccTCCCGGTTTGTGTGAATGAAATTTGAGGTTCGGACAGAGTGTGCcgaacatctgtgagtaaaacactttcttttttccccctttccatttcttttctcattctcaccttctattggtcacttgcagcaactgaagggaaaggaagtgaatccagggagggtgcagactctggaaagcttggcccaggtctctctctctctctctctctctgaaagacattgacatcctttgctccctcagcttgacacatttatttgtctggctaaaaggatggtctctctcctaatgttcacaattaaagggcagGTTTACCCatgagatggctgacatttaaaggGACTGTAAATCAATGTAGGATAGAGATATGTCTGGTGTTTTTGTATGGTGCAGACTAGATATAGTATTAATGGTTCTGTAATAAAGCACATTTATTATTTCTAGTTGTGTAATATAGGACTGTAGCTACGTTATATATTTctagaagagaaaatgctggaaaatctcaggtcgagcagcatctgtaaggagagaaaggaggtgacatttcgagtccagatgaccctttgtcaaagataaagggcatagaaagtgggagatatttatactgtagggtgagggaatgaaagctgagtcatagccacagaaacaaagGAAAAATAGTGCAAATAGAagacccagagagaataaaaggtgtgaaaggtcaaacagcagagaaactaaaatcagagggtatgGTATGACAGATGCAGATGTGGGAGAAGGGGGTCATGTGTGCGAAATAGGTAAaatgaggggaaggggaagcaaaggggagaaaaggcaaGAAAGTGGGGATAAGATTGGGGAggaaaatatatattaagaaagaaagaaaaattaaaagacaggtaaaatgaaatgtaatgaaaacatagtagagctaatcatctgaagttgctgaattcgatgttgagaccggaaggctgtagcatccCTAACTGGAAAATGAGATGCTGTTTCTCCAGGATGCGTTGAGCTtctctggaacattgcagcaggccaaggacagaaatgtgggcatgggagcagggtcttgtgttaaaatggcaagctacgggaaggtcagggttctgaatgcgcacagaccaaaggtgctcagcaaagcgatcacacagtctacgtttggtctcttcagaggag harbors:
- the LOC119952199 gene encoding zinc finger protein 235-like; translation: MEKRWLCGDCGKAFKSPSALDIHQRIHTGEKPFTCSVCGKGFTQSFSLLRHNVTHTNERPFKCPHCESGFKSAVELVSHQRIHTEERPFICSVCGKGFNYSSSLQRHQPVHTGERLFTCSVCGKGFTQFSSLQRHNVTHTNERPFKCSDCGTGFKCAADLMIHQRIHTEERPYSCSHCTKRFRKSSNLRAHQRVHTGERPFTCTECGMGFSHSSSLRKHKRIHTGEKPFTCSACGKGFSQSSHLQKHQRVHTGERPFICSVCDKGFIQSSHLLRHQRVHK